The Vicingus serpentipes genome includes the window AACTTTAGTTGTAGGTTTAGCACTACTATTATAAGCATCTAAAACATCTACCAAAGGCTTGTAAAATTCAATTGAATTTTCAGGAATAGATCTTCCTTTCAATAATAAATACCCAGTATTTGGGTCAAATTTTATTGTTGGTGTTTTTGGTGAACCTTCAATTACTAACTCTTCCATTTTTTATCTTTTATTTTTTATTGTGCAATTTTTACATTTAAACTGAAAAAAGAGAATTTATCATCCACATCAGCAAAATCATATTCTAATTTTTTACCTGATTTCCTAGCAATATCAATCATTCCTAGACCACCTCCACCTTTAGCAGACATCTCTCCATTATTCAGTACTTCTTTATAGTAAACTTTTAACTCTTCTTTATCCATAGAGTTAATTGTATCAAGTCTAGATTTCATTAAATCCATATTCTCAACTGCCATATAGTTTCCAGTCATAATAGAATATTCACCTTCCTCATTTTTTCGTATCATAAATAAAGCGCTCTTTTCATTTTGAGCGGTTTTTTTATCATCTTCATCAATGTGGTGATATAAATTTTGTAAACATTCTACAAGAATGTTATAAACCTTTTTCTTGATTTTAGGAGGCTCATCTAAAGTCTCCATTTTAGTTTCCATAATTTGGAGAATTGAGGTCAATAAATCAGAAGTTACCTCCCCTTTAAAGGAAAGCATTATATTGCCTTGTTCCATCATGTCATAAAAATCGTGTATACTTTTCATCATCTATACTTCAACTTCCAAATATGTTTTTCAAAGATATTAAATTGAATGAATTATACAAGTTTAATATAAATAAATTTTGAAAAACGTGTTATTAATCAATTTTTATACCAGTAAGTAAAACATCATCTAATTGATTGATACTTCCTTTCCAGGTTAAAAATTCTTTTTCTATTTTATTTTTTTGAGTAGCAATAGCCATATCTGACACTTCTACCAATAATTGTTTTAACCTTTTCGTTAAATATTTCTTTCCTTTTTCTCCTCCAAATTGATCCGCAAAACCATCACTATACATATATATATTATCATTTTTCAATAATTGAATTGTATTTGGTTTAAACACAAAATCTAACTCAGTCCTTCCTCCTATTGACTTTTTATCTGGTTTAAATTCTATTACTTCTTTATCTCTTACTATTGTTAATGGACGATTAGCTCCCGAATATTGTAATACATTATTTTCATCTATAGAAATAACAGCAATATCCATCCCATCATTTGTACTATAAGATATGTCATCATTATTAAACGCATTTAATACCCCTTTGTTCAATTTGGTTAAAATATTAGAAGTATCTGTTATTTGATTTTCACTAATAATGTGGTTTAATAAATCATTTCCCAACATTGACACAAAGGCACCTGGCACACCATGTCCAGTACAATCGGCAACAACGAATATTCTTTTATTATTTTGAATAGTTGTCCAATAAAAATCTCCACTTACAATATCTCTAGGCAAATAATAAATAAAATTTTGAGGAAATATATTTTTTACTTCTTCTTGCTTTGGTAAAATCGCTTCTTGTAAGCGCTTTGCATAATTGATACTATCTTTAATATCAGTTAGAGCTTCTCCAAGTTGTGTGTTTTTTTCTCTAATTTCTTTCGTTCTAATTGCTATTACACCTTCTAATTTTTCATTAGCTACTTTTAATCTATAAACACTCACTCTAACTATTATATATATTAGCACAATTAATAAAACACCATAAATTACATAAGCATACCATGTTCTATACCATGGAGGTAGCACAATAAACTTATATGTAGCTTCAATCCCTTTATTATTATAAGTGTTTTTTGAACGGACTCTAAACTTATAGTTCCCCTCATATAGGTTAGTATATTGTTTTTTAGTATCATTTGTCCAATCAGACCATTCCTCATCAAAACCTTCTAATTTGTATTGATACTTATTTCTCTTTTCATCTAAAAAATTAGTACAACTAAATTCAAATTGAAGTGAATTATAATCATAACCTATCTTAACTGAATTCTTCCTTATAAAATAATCTCCTTTATGTATAATTGAATCTTTACCCAACGAAACTTTGTTGATTAAAGAGTAAAAAATACTATTGTATTTAACTGTATTTTTAATGTAGTTATATTTCATTAGGCCTTCTACACCGCCTAACCATATATCTCCATTTATTTCTGGATACATAGCGTAAATAATACCTTGTGGCAAACGATTAAATTGCTCGTAATTCCAAATTGGAGTATTATTATGTGTTTTAACATAACCAAGTCCTTCATTATTATTATCAATAGTAACAGGAGCGTACATCCAAACATTATCTAAATAATCTTCTTGCAAACGATAAATTATTCGCGTTCCATTCGCGAAAGAGTTTCCTAATATTGTATCTAAATAAAAAGAGAATTCACCATTGGTTTCTTCTTTCTTTTTCATAAGCCCTTTATCTGTACTAAAAACCATTTCATTTTGATAAGAGAAAACATCTACCTCATAACCAAACAAACCTTCATCTACACTATAGCTTTTATGTTTTACATTTTTAGGTGAGAAATCAGCTGTCAATTCATAGGTTAAATTAATAGCTCCATCAACATAAGTACCTAACCAAAGATTATTTTCTGATTCTTCGTAAAGACTTCTAACTTGATATTTCAAAGTATCTAAACTATATTCTTTCCATAAATTACTAAATAATATAAAAGAAACTTCACTTTCTTTACCAGCAAAAACAAGGTTAGAGTAATAGTTCGATTTTTCTAGAGTATATGTTATATCATTATTTTGACGTGTTATAACTCCTTGTTTATTTAAGCTATAAATACCCGAACTTGTAGCAATTAATAAATGATTATTAACTTCTAGCAAATCCCAACACTGCGATTTAATTTTAGTTTTAAGATTAAAAACTAATTTATCACCATATTGTGTTTCTTGCTTATTTACTTCATAAAGCCCAACTGAGGTTGCTAAATATAACTTATTATTAAATCGCGTTATACTCATTATGGTTCCATCAATACCAACATTTTGATTGTAAAGCGAAAAAGGACAATTGTATTCAATTTTAGTAATTCCTTTATCTAACATTAACCAAATATTACCTTGTTTATCGTGATAAGCACTCCAGCAGGTTTGATTTTGAACGCCAGATTCACTATTAAATATTTCTACAATTTCGCCTATCTGATTAATGATAATTATACCGTTTTTTAATGTTGATAAACAAACGTTACCGTCAGGCAATTCAATAGCTGAATACAATTCACTACTTTTAAAAATCTCTTTTGTTTTTTTGTCACCAATTTCATAAATCGTATCAGCAGAATAATAATAAAGCCCACTATTTCTTGTTACCACCATTAAACCTTTTCGATTAGCAACAACAGAATAAATTTTCATTCCTGTAAAAAAATCACCATCAGGAAGTGGTTCAATTTTTTCATTTTTAAATTCAACTAATCCATCAGTAGTTGTTGTAGTGTAAATTCTATTTTTAATTTTAGCAAAAAGTTGCCCTCCCTTATCAACTAGCTTCGATAATTTGTTATCTTGATATTTTAGAATATATTTATCGGTTGAAAAATATGTTCTATCTTTTTCGACCACAATATTCCAAACACTACCAAAATCATTAAAACTTTCATCTATAGAATCAGAAATTGAAGAAAAATTCAAACTTCCTTTCTCATCAGTTTCCAAAAACCCTATTTGATCATATCCTCCAGCTACAACTTTTCCGTTTGAAGCAATAGCTAACGAACGAATAATGGATTCATTAGGAGAACTAATTACATCCCATTTATTCCCATTAAAGGTTAAAACTCCATAGTTATTAGCAAAATACATAATGCCGTGTTTATCCTGTACAGCATCCCAATTTTGAAAAAAGGCATTATAATCTTTTGCAGTATAATTACTTACAAAGGGTTTTGAAAACTGTCCAAACAAACCGATTGAACAACATAAAAATGTTAGAAAGACAAAAAAAGCCCTATTAAACATATAATTACAATAATGGTTTTACTTTTGCGAACTGAAAAATAGATTAAATAATGTCAAAAAACAAAGATAATTTGAATTGGTTTGAGGATTGGTTCGATTCTCCTTACTACCATATACTTTATAAAAATAGAGATATGGTTGAGGCTGAAACATTTATCGCTAATTTATTAGGGTATTTAAAACCTTTAAAAACTGACCATTTATTGGACGTTGCTTGTGGCAAAGGAAGACACGCAAAAACAATGAACGACTTAGGATTTAATGTTGATGCTTTTGATTTATCTGAAAACAGTATTGCAAGTGCAAAGCAATTTCAAAACGAAAGATTAAAGTTCTATGTAAACGATATTAGAAAGCCTTTAAACACTAACCATTACCAATTTGCTTTTAACCTATTTACAAGTTTTGGCTACTTTGATGACGACAATGACAATATACTTGCTATAGATGCTATTGCAAAGAGCTTATTTAATGACGGAACGTTAGTTTTAGATTTTATGAATGCCTCTAAAATTATTGCTGAATTAGTAGAAGCTGAAACAAAAATGATAGAAGGTATTACTTTTAAGATTACAAAAAGTGTAGTTGATAATTTTATTATAAAACAAATTGATTTTGAGGATAAAGGCAACTCCTACTCTTTTCAGGAACGTGTAAAAGCAATTACGCAAAAAGATTTTATTCGCTACTTTAATTTAGCTAATTTAAAAATTGAAGCTACCTTTGGCGATTACGATTTAAACCCTTTTAACGAAAACACTTCGGAGCGTTTAATAATAGTAGCAAAAAAGTAAATGAACGATTTTATAATTTATATCTCTTTGTTTTTGGTTGCCTTTTTAGGCGGACTACTTGTTATTTGGAAAAAACCCAAAGTAAATCAAAATTTTAAGTTACTACTTTCGTTTAGTGGTGCATTTTTATTGGCTATTTGTTTTCTTCATCTTATACCTGAGTTGTATCACGATTACAGCCCTTCTATTGGTTTATTTATATTAATAGGTTTTGTACTGCAATTATTATTAGAGTTTTTCTCTCAAGGTATTGAACATGGGCATTTACATTATCACGGAGATAAAAAAACAATTTTCCCTTACACAGTATTTATAAGTTTATGTTTTCATGCCTTAATGGAAGGTATGGCTTTAACCGATCCTCATCATCACGATGATGGACAACCATTATTGCTGGGTATATTAATTCATAAATTTCCTGTGGCAATTATTTTATGTACTCTTTTACTAGCTAGTGGTATTAAAAACAGTAAATTAATACTTTCGCTTATTGTATTCTCGTTAGCTGCTCCAATAGGTTTGTTTATTGCTAATCAATTAGGAAACTCTTTAAATTTTGACACAAGCATATTTTTAGCTTTAGCAGTTGGTATATTTTTACACATTTCAACCACCATACTATTTGAAACCAGTGAAGGACATAAATTTCATTTAAAGAAATTTGTGAGCATCATTATTGGTTTAGTGGCTGCTGTAATTATGCTGTAATGAAAATTGAACAAGCTAATAAAAGTCAATTAAATCAGCTTTTATTAATAGCTAATAGTGCTTTTGGCGATAAATTTATTTCCAAACAAGAGTTATCAACCTACATTAACCAACCTAACCAATACTTATTTGTTGCTATTATTGATAATGAAGTTGTTGGTTTTATAAGTGCCGAAACCTGTAATAAAACAGAACTACTTAACAAAGTTTTACAACCAATAAACTTACCCAAAAACATAACTAATACTGGCTGGATAAAACAAGTTGCAGTGAACCCTAATTGTTTTAGAAAAGGGATAGCTAATAAGCTACTTCATTCGGTAACAACAGCACTTAAAAATACTTGTGATACTTTATTTTGTATAAGTTGGAAAAAAGGAGCTGTAACCCCAATGAGCAACTTATTACTAAAAAACAAGTTTACATTACACAAAACCATACCCAACTATTGGTACAACGACAGTTTAACAAAACAATACAACTGCGACATTTGTGGAACACCACCTTGCAAATGTAGTGCTGAACTATATTTACAATAAAAGAGGCAACTATTGGTTGCCTCTTTTATTGTGTTATTTATCTTCTGCTTTTTTCTTAGCTGGAGCTTTTTTCGCAGCAGGTTTCTTTGCCGCTGCTGGCTTTTTAGCTGCAACTTTCTTAGGAGCTGCTTCTTCTACTTTTTCTACCTTCTTCGCTTTAGGCTTCGATTTTACAACTACAACCTTAGCAGATTTTTTTGGTCTGGTTACACCATAACTACCTGAAGTAATTTTTCCTTTTTTAGTCTTTTTATCGCCTTTACCCATATTTTTATAATGTTTTGTAGTTCATAATCAAACAAATATAAAAAAAAGAGACGACTTTGCCAAGTGGTAAATGAGCTCCTTAAACTTGTAATTCTTTAACGGTTAACCAAGCCATAAGTCCCATTCCAGTCTCTAAAGCATCTTCGTCAACATTAAAAGTTGAAGTATGTAAACCAGAATTAATTTGTTTTTGGTCGTTTTTAACACCTAACCTGTAAAAGCAAGTGGGTAAAATTTGAGAGTAAAAAGCAAAGTCTTCGGCAGTCATTCTTAAATCTAAATCAACCACATTTTCAGTTCCTAAATATTCTATTGCTCCTTGTTTCGCTCTTGCTGTTAATTCCTCATCGTTTACCAAAAATGGATAACCTACATGAATATCAAAAACACACTCTCCACCCATTCCCTCTGCAATGTCTTCAGCCATTTTCTTCATTTTTTGATGCGCTTTAGCTCTCCATTCCTCATTCATGGTTCTAAAAGTACCTTCTATCTTTACTTCATCGGGTATTACATTGGTCGCACCCTCTCCTATTATTTTACCAAACGACAATACCGTTGGCACTGTTGGATGCGCACTTCTACTTACAATTTGTTGTAAAGCAACTATAATGTGCGATGCTATTAAAATTGGGTCAACATTTAATTGTGGTAAAGCAGCATGACCTCCTTTACCTTTTACGGTTACATAAATTTCATCTGCCGATGCCATATACATTCCTGGTCTAAAACCTACTTTACCAGCTTCTAATTGCGGGTAAACATGTTGTCCAAACATTTTACTTGGCGAAGGGTTTTCTAATCCTCCTTCTTTTATAATCAAAGATGCTCCTCCTGGTATAATTTCCTCTCCTGGTTGAAAAACCAATTTTACCGTTCCTTCAAACTCGTTTTTAAGCTCATTTAAAATTTTAGCCACACCTAACAATGATGAAGTGTGTACATCATGTCCACAAGCATGCATCACACCATTGTTTACCGATTTATAATCAACTTCGTTTGTTTCTAATATTGGTAGTGCATCGTGGTCGGAACGCAATGCAATTATTTTTTTTGTTGGATTTTTTCCTTCTATTAAAGCAATAATTCCTGTTTTAACCAATCTTTTTTGATTGGTAATTCCGTACTCATTGAGCTTACTCTCAATAAACTCAGCCGTTTTAAACTCTTGAAAAGAAAGCTCAGGGTTTTGATGTAAATGCTGACGAATAGCTATTACTTCTGCTTTATAAGCTGATGCTTTCTCTTTTATTATTTGAATAAAATCCATATTAAATATCTAAATTCAATGATAAATAAAATACCGGACGTTTTTTACTCACGCCATCTTCAACTCCCCAAGCCCAATCTGCTCTTAAAAAATAACCCAAAACAGTAGATCGGATACCAAAGCCATATCCACCAACTATAGGATAAATATCTTTATAAACTGTAACCGTTAAAGGGCCATCTCTAAGTACATCTTTTGTTACTCTATTTTCTTTCCCAAATGGATCTAAACCATCCCATGCCATACCTGCATCGGTAAATCCAATTACTTGGAAATTGCGAATAAAATTGGAGCGTATTGGTCGTCTAATAAAATAAGAGAATACAGGTAAACGAACCTCACTATTAATAACAGCAAAGTTACTTCCTCTTCTTATATTTTGTGGAAATCCACGCAAATTAGAAGCTAAAGCTTGAAAACGATAATTAATGTTAGGATTGATATCTTCTTGGTTAATAAATCGGTCAGCCCAACTTGCTTGATCAAACCAACCATCAACACTACCCAAGTAATATATCAATTTTTCTTTACCAAATGAAGAACTCGCTGCAATACGATTAACCCATATTAATTCTCGACTTAATTTAAATGAATGCCTAAAATCAAAACCAACCACTTGCATATTACCATTAACGCCATCATAATCATCTAGTGCTTCCTGATAATACTCTGCAAACAATTTAAATTTAGTACCGTAATAGATATTTAACATCTTAGGCAACGAATTATCAAAAACATAAGCAGCTTTAAAAACACCTCGATATTCGTTCAAATTTTTTGCTTCAAGCGAAGCTCTATCAATTGATTTAACTACAGTAATATCATTTCTAAAACCACCAGTAAGTTGAATGCTTGCAACTTCACTAAAAGGATATTTTGATGAATATTTTAACATGTTTGTTGTTACACCAAACACATCAAAACCATTGGTCGCATCAGCAGTTGTTCGCATAAATGTATACTCTTTATCCCAGCGATGAACTAAGTTTTGGTAAGTAATAAAATACTCTCGAGAGCCAGAAGACATTCTTATTCCTCCAAACAAACGGTAATCTTCAAACAAATCAATTACACCTAACTTCATAACCCCACCTACATCAGGCGCTGTAAATGGCCCGCCTGTAAAAATTTGATATTCTTGGTTAACAAAAGAGTTACTCAACTTAATACCCGAATTATCATTAAAAAATGAAAGGTTATAGTTTCGCTGATTAGGCAACTTGAACTCTGTAATAACAGAATCTTTAAGGTTGTCTTTCCCTCCTATTACAACTGTATTTTTTTGAATTTTAGATTTCTCTTTCTCAAATATATATTTATCAATATTCACTTCAGCAACTGCTGAATCAGGAGCTAACTTTATAGGGTTGAACAAAATAAAATTATCTATAGGTTTTTCAATTGACTTATTTTGAGTTAATGAATCTGAAATATTGCTATTTAAAG containing:
- a CDS encoding SiaB family protein kinase, with the protein product MKSIHDFYDMMEQGNIMLSFKGEVTSDLLTSILQIMETKMETLDEPPKIKKKVYNILVECLQNLYHHIDEDDKKTAQNEKSALFMIRKNEEGEYSIMTGNYMAVENMDLMKSRLDTINSMDKEELKVYYKEVLNNGEMSAKGGGGLGMIDIARKSGKKLEYDFADVDDKFSFFSLNVKIAQ
- a CDS encoding SpoIIE family protein phosphatase; this translates as MYFANNYGVLTFNGNKWDVISSPNESIIRSLAIASNGKVVAGGYDQIGFLETDEKGSLNFSSISDSIDESFNDFGSVWNIVVEKDRTYFSTDKYILKYQDNKLSKLVDKGGQLFAKIKNRIYTTTTTDGLVEFKNEKIEPLPDGDFFTGMKIYSVVANRKGLMVVTRNSGLYYYSADTIYEIGDKKTKEIFKSSELYSAIELPDGNVCLSTLKNGIIIINQIGEIVEIFNSESGVQNQTCWSAYHDKQGNIWLMLDKGITKIEYNCPFSLYNQNVGIDGTIMSITRFNNKLYLATSVGLYEVNKQETQYGDKLVFNLKTKIKSQCWDLLEVNNHLLIATSSGIYSLNKQGVITRQNNDITYTLEKSNYYSNLVFAGKESEVSFILFSNLWKEYSLDTLKYQVRSLYEESENNLWLGTYVDGAINLTYELTADFSPKNVKHKSYSVDEGLFGYEVDVFSYQNEMVFSTDKGLMKKKEETNGEFSFYLDTILGNSFANGTRIIYRLQEDYLDNVWMYAPVTIDNNNEGLGYVKTHNNTPIWNYEQFNRLPQGIIYAMYPEINGDIWLGGVEGLMKYNYIKNTVKYNSIFYSLINKVSLGKDSIIHKGDYFIRKNSVKIGYDYNSLQFEFSCTNFLDEKRNKYQYKLEGFDEEWSDWTNDTKKQYTNLYEGNYKFRVRSKNTYNNKGIEATYKFIVLPPWYRTWYAYVIYGVLLIVLIYIIVRVSVYRLKVANEKLEGVIAIRTKEIREKNTQLGEALTDIKDSINYAKRLQEAILPKQEEVKNIFPQNFIYYLPRDIVSGDFYWTTIQNNKRIFVVADCTGHGVPGAFVSMLGNDLLNHIISENQITDTSNILTKLNKGVLNAFNNDDISYSTNDGMDIAVISIDENNVLQYSGANRPLTIVRDKEVIEFKPDKKSIGGRTELDFVFKPNTIQLLKNDNIYMYSDGFADQFGGEKGKKYLTKRLKQLLVEVSDMAIATQKNKIEKEFLTWKGSINQLDDVLLTGIKID
- a CDS encoding class I SAM-dependent methyltransferase, with product MSKNKDNLNWFEDWFDSPYYHILYKNRDMVEAETFIANLLGYLKPLKTDHLLDVACGKGRHAKTMNDLGFNVDAFDLSENSIASAKQFQNERLKFYVNDIRKPLNTNHYQFAFNLFTSFGYFDDDNDNILAIDAIAKSLFNDGTLVLDFMNASKIIAELVEAETKMIEGITFKITKSVVDNFIIKQIDFEDKGNSYSFQERVKAITQKDFIRYFNLANLKIEATFGDYDLNPFNENTSERLIIVAKK
- a CDS encoding ZIP family metal transporter yields the protein MNDFIIYISLFLVAFLGGLLVIWKKPKVNQNFKLLLSFSGAFLLAICFLHLIPELYHDYSPSIGLFILIGFVLQLLLEFFSQGIEHGHLHYHGDKKTIFPYTVFISLCFHALMEGMALTDPHHHDDGQPLLLGILIHKFPVAIILCTLLLASGIKNSKLILSLIVFSLAAPIGLFIANQLGNSLNFDTSIFLALAVGIFLHISTTILFETSEGHKFHLKKFVSIIIGLVAAVIML
- a CDS encoding GNAT family N-acetyltransferase; translation: MKIEQANKSQLNQLLLIANSAFGDKFISKQELSTYINQPNQYLFVAIIDNEVVGFISAETCNKTELLNKVLQPINLPKNITNTGWIKQVAVNPNCFRKGIANKLLHSVTTALKNTCDTLFCISWKKGAVTPMSNLLLKNKFTLHKTIPNYWYNDSLTKQYNCDICGTPPCKCSAELYLQ
- a CDS encoding 30S ribosomal protein THX gives rise to the protein MGKGDKKTKKGKITSGSYGVTRPKKSAKVVVVKSKPKAKKVEKVEEAAPKKVAAKKPAAAKKPAAKKAPAKKKAEDK
- a CDS encoding M20 metallopeptidase family protein, producing the protein MDFIQIIKEKASAYKAEVIAIRQHLHQNPELSFQEFKTAEFIESKLNEYGITNQKRLVKTGIIALIEGKNPTKKIIALRSDHDALPILETNEVDYKSVNNGVMHACGHDVHTSSLLGVAKILNELKNEFEGTVKLVFQPGEEIIPGGASLIIKEGGLENPSPSKMFGQHVYPQLEAGKVGFRPGMYMASADEIYVTVKGKGGHAALPQLNVDPILIASHIIVALQQIVSRSAHPTVPTVLSFGKIIGEGATNVIPDEVKIEGTFRTMNEEWRAKAHQKMKKMAEDIAEGMGGECVFDIHVGYPFLVNDEELTARAKQGAIEYLGTENVVDLDLRMTAEDFAFYSQILPTCFYRLGVKNDQKQINSGLHTSTFNVDEDALETGMGLMAWLTVKELQV